The DNA segment GCAACCGTCGTCCAGTTGCTCATCGTGGTCGTTTTGACCTACTACATGCTGATCGACGGGCCACGATTTGTGGGCTGGTTGCTCGAGACCTACGACGAGAGTGGCGTCCTGAAAACGTACGTGGACGCCGTGGACCCGGAGCTTTCGATGACGCTGTTCGGCAACATCGTCAACGTGTTCATCACGGCCATCGTTGGCGTCATCACCTTTTATACGTACAACGCGTTCGCTCCGGCGGCTGTTGCCGTGCCATTTCCGGCCCTGCTCGGTGCGTTAGCTGGGCTGGGAAGTCTCATCCCTGTCGTCGGGATCAAACTCGTCTACGTGCCGTTGACTGTTCTGCTGGCGGTCAACGCCTGGATGACCGGCGACCTCTCCCTGCTCGTCCCTGTCGGTATCCTCTTTGCGGTGAGCGGTGTCGTCGTCGATTTTATCCCGGATTTCTTCATCCGCGCACACATCAGCGGCGAGCAAACGCACACCGGCCTCTTGCTGGTCGCCTATATCGTCGGTCCGGTCCTCTTCGGGTTTTATGGACTCTTTCTGGCACCGATATTGCTGATTCTGGTTATCAACGCCGTCTTCGTTCTCGTTCCGTACGTGATCACGGGCGAACCACCGGAATCCCGACAGACCCGGCTCCCCGAGTATTCCGACGGCTCCGCACCCGTCATCGACGAACCGGACCAACACGAACCGGTCATCGTGAAAGACGAGTAAGGCATCTATAGTAGCCAGTGAAAGTCAGTGCACACCCAACCGCAAGATGGCGTCGTGATAGTGTGTACATCGTTTCACTGGCTACTATAACAACCCGCGAGACGAACACCCATCGTTATGCCCATCG comes from the Natronosalvus amylolyticus genome and includes:
- a CDS encoding AI-2E family transporter; the protein is MRSDGFDQRRLAIGAIVAALFAIVAYVAISFVAVIVFAVFLYYAVRPIYRTLERFDLPRRVRALLALVLFGVPFLVLLAYTIGIIALETQAFIETYDVQDQVIEQALEEFDLTGIDLDELATVVSETASQASLGLLFVSMAGAISVVSATVVQLLIVVVLTYYMLIDGPRFVGWLLETYDESGVLKTYVDAVDPELSMTLFGNIVNVFITAIVGVITFYTYNAFAPAAVAVPFPALLGALAGLGSLIPVVGIKLVYVPLTVLLAVNAWMTGDLSLLVPVGILFAVSGVVVDFIPDFFIRAHISGEQTHTGLLLVAYIVGPVLFGFYGLFLAPILLILVINAVFVLVPYVITGEPPESRQTRLPEYSDGSAPVIDEPDQHEPVIVKDE